One region of Planktothrix sp. FACHB-1365 genomic DNA includes:
- a CDS encoding YlxR family protein, with translation MKNQRRCVACRQLAGKETFWRFVRLYPSHQVQLDQGMGRSAYLCPNPDCLRVAQKKNRLGHALRASVPEELYQTLWQRLATPD, from the coding sequence ATGAAAAATCAACGTCGTTGCGTTGCTTGTCGCCAGTTAGCCGGCAAAGAAACCTTCTGGCGATTTGTCCGGCTCTATCCATCGCATCAGGTACAATTAGATCAAGGAATGGGTCGTTCAGCCTACCTTTGCCCCAACCCTGATTGTTTAAGAGTGGCTCAGAAAAAAAATCGACTGGGACACGCACTCCGGGCTTCTGTGCCAGAGGAACTGTATCAAACCCTATGGCAACGTTTAGCAACGCCTGATTAA